One uncultured Gellertiella sp. genomic window carries:
- a CDS encoding alpha/beta hydrolase: MTLFLSMRTAHTSGSIRKPVLYEGGAEEVFPAREIPASQIKARLRGLRLVFATHGFNVNQSEGQCALARLEAQLQLPQVYAFVVVLWPGDFWIPAVNYPFEGATSVTCGKYLAGFCNENLRDVVDVSLISHSLGARLVLETVRWLKLPVDMVCLTAGAINNDCLIREYAAAAAKIARPVVLASERDEVLRLAFPAGDFFGGWFTPGPQSGKPALGRTGPDAASRRVPRPWQIPPGENGGQGYGHGNYLPPSDAGETFPDPAGPWVKTAAFMRHACLAERQSWPPPYVFG, from the coding sequence ATGACGCTGTTCCTCAGCATGCGGACCGCCCATACCAGCGGCTCCATTCGCAAACCGGTGCTTTATGAAGGCGGAGCAGAGGAGGTTTTCCCGGCCCGGGAAATACCGGCTTCTCAGATCAAGGCCCGTTTGCGCGGCCTCAGGCTGGTCTTTGCCACCCATGGCTTCAATGTCAACCAGAGCGAGGGGCAATGCGCACTCGCACGGCTTGAGGCGCAATTGCAGCTGCCGCAGGTTTATGCATTTGTCGTGGTGCTCTGGCCGGGTGATTTCTGGATACCGGCGGTCAATTACCCGTTCGAAGGCGCGACCAGTGTCACCTGTGGCAAGTATCTTGCCGGGTTTTGCAATGAAAACCTGCGGGATGTCGTGGATGTCTCACTGATCAGCCACAGTCTCGGGGCAAGGCTGGTGCTGGAGACCGTGCGGTGGCTGAAGCTTCCCGTCGATATGGTGTGCCTGACGGCGGGCGCGATCAACAATGACTGCCTGATCCGGGAATATGCGGCAGCCGCGGCCAAGATTGCCCGCCCGGTGGTTCTCGCCTCCGAAAGGGACGAGGTATTGCGTCTCGCCTTTCCGGCAGGAGATTTCTTCGGAGGCTGGTTCACCCCCGGCCCGCAGTCCGGCAAACCGGCGCTGGGGCGGACCGGGCCGGATGCGGCCAGCCGCAGGGTTCCCCGTCCCTGGCAAATCCCGCCCGGCGAAAATGGCGGGCAGGGCTATGGACACGGCAATTACCTGCCGCCGAGCGATGCGGGGGAAACCTTCCCCGATCCCGCCGGTCCCTGGGTGAAAACAGCAGCCTTTATGCGGCATGCCTGCCTCGCAGAACGCCAGTCCTGGCCGCCACCCTATGTGTTCGGGTGA
- a CDS encoding pyridoxine 5'-phosphate synthase has translation MPASLSVNLNAIAMLRNRRDLPWPSVTDLGRIALKAGASGLTVHPRPDQRHIRFSDLPEIRALIDDEFPHAEFNIEGYPSEDFLALCERSQPEQVTLVPDDPAQATSDHGWDFCAHGEMLKRVVSRLKAGGMRVSLFADGDGDAEAVAHARETGTDRIELYTGPYGGCFDHPERALREIGLLGATADAAHALGLGVNAGHDLTVANLPALAARMPYLAEVSIGHGLTADALEYGMAETVRRFCRACGQKV, from the coding sequence ATGCCTGCCTCACTGTCCGTCAATCTGAATGCCATCGCGATGCTTCGCAACCGCCGGGATCTTCCCTGGCCGAGCGTCACCGATCTTGGCCGGATTGCCCTGAAGGCGGGTGCTTCGGGCCTGACCGTCCATCCGCGTCCCGACCAGCGGCATATCCGCTTTTCCGATCTGCCCGAGATCCGGGCCTTGATCGACGACGAGTTTCCGCATGCCGAATTCAATATCGAGGGCTATCCGAGCGAGGATTTCCTGGCGCTGTGCGAGCGCAGCCAGCCCGAACAGGTGACCCTGGTGCCCGACGATCCCGCCCAGGCGACCTCCGACCATGGCTGGGATTTTTGCGCCCATGGCGAGATGCTGAAGCGGGTCGTGTCCCGGCTGAAGGCGGGCGGCATGCGGGTCTCGCTATTTGCCGATGGCGATGGTGATGCAGAGGCCGTGGCGCACGCAAGGGAAACCGGCACCGACCGGATCGAGCTCTATACCGGACCTTACGGTGGCTGTTTCGACCATCCCGAGCGGGCCTTGCGGGAAATCGGGCTGCTCGGCGCAACGGCGGATGCCGCCCATGCGCTGGGGCTCGGTGTCAATGCCGGGCACGACCTGACGGTCGCCAATCTCCCGGCCCTGGCGGCGCGCATGCCGTACCTTGCCGAAGTCTCCATCGGCCACGGCCTTACCGCCGACGCGCTGGAATATGGCATGGCCGAAACCGTACGGCGCTTTTGCCGGGCCTGCGGGCAGAAGGTCTGA
- a CDS encoding ATP-dependent RecD-like DNA helicase has translation MQFAPQQDEALKAVSKWLKEGRSPVFRLFGYAGTGKTTLARHFAEHVDGEVLFAAFTGKAAQVLRSRGASNARTIHSLIYRPRGEEEVENEETGKTQIAPMFSINRQSPLAKAALIVIDECSMVDEQLGKDLTSFGTPILVLGDPGQLPPVSGGGYFTNQEPDYLLTDIHRQARDNPIISIAMHVREGKELMQGDYGSVRIIGRNEVTQELVLEADQVLVGTNKTRRRYNQRLRELKGFSSDYPQSGDKLVCLRNDPAKGLLNGSLWQVMSSSRETVKPGINLMIKPEDDDMDRGAAKIKLLKAAFENVEGEIPWATRKRYDEFDYGYALTVHKAQGSQWNNVVLFDESWAFRDSRERWLYTAITRAAETLTIVR, from the coding sequence GGCAAGACGACGCTTGCCCGGCATTTTGCCGAACATGTGGATGGCGAGGTGCTGTTTGCGGCCTTCACCGGCAAGGCGGCGCAGGTGCTGCGGTCGCGCGGGGCCAGCAATGCCCGCACCATCCACTCGCTGATCTATCGCCCGCGCGGCGAGGAAGAGGTGGAGAACGAGGAAACCGGCAAGACCCAGATCGCGCCGATGTTTTCGATCAACCGCCAGAGCCCGCTGGCCAAGGCGGCGCTTATCGTCATCGACGAATGTTCGATGGTCGACGAACAGCTCGGCAAGGACCTGACGAGCTTCGGCACCCCCATTCTGGTGCTCGGTGATCCCGGCCAGCTGCCGCCGGTCTCGGGCGGCGGCTATTTCACCAATCAGGAACCGGATTACCTGCTGACCGACATCCACCGGCAGGCGCGCGACAATCCGATCATCAGCATTGCCATGCATGTACGCGAGGGCAAGGAGTTGATGCAGGGCGATTATGGCTCGGTGCGGATCATCGGCCGCAACGAGGTCACCCAGGAACTGGTGCTCGAAGCCGACCAGGTGCTTGTCGGCACCAACAAGACCCGGCGGCGCTATAACCAGCGGCTGCGGGAACTGAAGGGCTTTTCCTCCGATTATCCGCAATCCGGCGACAAGCTCGTCTGCCTGCGCAACGACCCCGCCAAGGGATTGCTCAACGGCTCGCTCTGGCAGGTGATGAGTTCGTCGCGCGAGACGGTGAAGCCGGGCATCAACCTGATGATCAAGCCCGAAGACGACGACATGGACCGGGGCGCGGCCAAGATCAAGCTGCTGAAGGCCGCCTTTGAAAATGTCGAGGGCGAAATCCCCTGGGCGACCCGCAAGCGTTATGACGAATTCGACTATGGCTACGCGCTGACCGTGCACAAGGCGCAGGGCTCGCAATGGAACAATGTCGTCCTCTTCGACGAAAGCTGGGCCTTCCGCGACAGCCGCGAACGCTGGCTCTACACCGCGATTACCCGCGCGGCGGAGACGCTGACCATCGTGCGGTGA
- a CDS encoding MerR family transcriptional regulator has product MSTPPPPGCGDIEMPRCMAIPGLHEWRYSMNDIPARSRDRDNAGSLQAEQAGYLPLVRLPDDLPEGPVAIADMANAFGVTHRTLHFYEEKQLIRAGRFGLMRVYSPYDVHRMAIITLAREIGMPIAVIQELMADLKQAESQEQAEAIFHDYLMVRKRELISGLSTVHRQMQQITHLIDHDDEGGEAGNDNLPENDSLSPLEMQCLELMAEGLSPIRLARTMAMEQGEAAAIEDGVIRKFNANNRFQAVAKAVLLGILK; this is encoded by the coding sequence GTGTCCACTCCCCCGCCCCCAGGTTGTGGTGACATCGAGATGCCAAGGTGCATGGCTATCCCCGGTCTGCACGAATGGAGGTACAGCATGAATGATATTCCGGCGCGATCCCGTGATCGTGACAATGCGGGCAGCTTGCAGGCAGAACAAGCTGGCTATTTGCCGCTGGTCAGACTACCCGACGACCTTCCTGAAGGACCAGTTGCCATTGCAGACATGGCAAATGCCTTTGGGGTGACCCACCGAACGCTCCATTTCTACGAAGAAAAACAGCTGATCCGGGCGGGCCGATTTGGCCTGATGCGCGTCTATTCCCCTTATGACGTGCATCGCATGGCCATTATTACCCTTGCCCGCGAAATTGGAATGCCGATTGCCGTGATTCAGGAACTTATGGCGGACCTGAAGCAAGCCGAAAGCCAGGAACAGGCCGAGGCGATTTTCCACGACTACCTGATGGTGCGCAAACGTGAACTGATATCAGGCCTGTCCACCGTGCATCGCCAGATGCAGCAGATCACCCATCTGATCGATCACGATGACGAGGGCGGGGAGGCAGGCAATGACAACCTGCCCGAAAATGACAGCCTGAGCCCGCTGGAGATGCAATGCCTGGAACTGATGGCGGAAGGCCTTTCCCCCATCCGGCTCGCCCGCACCATGGCGATGGAGCAAGGCGAAGCCGCCGCGATAGAAGACGGCGTCATTCGCAAGTTCAACGCCAACAACCGCTTCCAGGCCGTTGCGAAAGCAGTGCTTCTCGGCATCCTGAAATAG
- a CDS encoding L-2-amino-thiazoline-4-carboxylic acid hydrolase, giving the protein MDEQPASRAALDGEIGILARRRIEAGIIKPIYAEMVAALGEEQARSILDTAIRKAAIRAGADFAAKTPGGTNLRTFQELQDLWTQDDALVIDVVKATDTEFHYTVRRCRYAETYREMGLGDIGHLLSCNRDGVFCTGYDPRIKLSRTKTLMQGDDCCNFEYRLEE; this is encoded by the coding sequence ATGGACGAACAACCGGCATCGCGGGCAGCACTGGACGGCGAAATCGGCATTCTCGCGCGCCGCCGCATCGAGGCCGGGATCATAAAGCCGATCTATGCGGAAATGGTGGCAGCACTCGGCGAGGAACAGGCAAGGTCCATTCTCGACACCGCCATCCGCAAGGCGGCAATCAGGGCAGGCGCGGATTTTGCCGCCAAGACCCCCGGCGGCACCAATCTCCGCACGTTTCAGGAGTTGCAGGATCTCTGGACCCAGGACGATGCGCTGGTGATCGACGTGGTCAAGGCAACCGACACCGAGTTTCACTACACCGTCAGGCGCTGCCGCTATGCCGAGACCTATCGCGAGATGGGGCTTGGCGACATCGGCCATCTCCTCTCCTGCAACCGCGACGGCGTGTTCTGCACCGGCTACGATCCGCGCATCAAACTGTCGCGCACCAAGACGCTGATGCAGGGCGATGACTGCTGCAATTTCGAGTACAGGCTCGAGGAATAG